A region of Ochotona princeps isolate mOchPri1 chromosome 2, mOchPri1.hap1, whole genome shotgun sequence DNA encodes the following proteins:
- the MRTO4 gene encoding mRNA turnover protein 4 homolog produces MPKSKRDKKVSLTKTAKKGLELKQNLIEELRKCVDTYRYLFLFSVANMRNNKLKDIRNAWKHSRMFFGKNKVMMVALGRSPSDEYKDNLHQVSKKLRGEVGLLFTNRTKDEVHEWFTKYAEMDYARAGNKATFTVSLDPGPLEQFPHSMEPQLRQLGLPTALRKGVVTLLSDYEVCKEGDVLTPEQARVLKLFGYEMAEFKVTIKYMWDAQSGRFQQMGEDLPESASESEPESEEDEDD; encoded by the exons ATGCCCAAATCCAAGCGCGACAAGAAAG TGTCCCTGACCAAAACTGCCAAGAAAGGCTTGGAACTGAAACAGAACTTGATAGAAGAG CTGCGGAAATGTGTGGACACGTACAGGTACCTTTTCCTGTTCTCTGTGGCCAACATGAGGAACAACAAGCTGAAAGACATCCGGAACGCCTGGAAGCACAGCCG GATGTTCTTTGGTAAAAACAAAGTGATGATGGTGGCTTTGGGGCGGAGCCCGTCTGATGAGTATAAGGACAACCTGCACCAG GTCAGCAAGAAGCTGCGGGGTGAAGTCGGACTCCTCTTCACCAACCGCACAAAGGACGAGGTGCACGA ATGGTTCACGAAATACGCTGAAATGGACTACGCGCGAGCTGGGAACAAGGCCACTTTCACCGTGAGCCTGGACCCCGGGCCGCTGGAGCAGTTCCCCCACTCCATGGAGCCACAGCTGCGGCAGCTGGGCCTGCCCACTGCTCTCAGGAAAG GTGTGGTGACCCTACTGTCCGACTACGAGGTGTGCAAGGAGGGCGACGTGCTGACCCCTGAGCAGGCCCGGGTCCTG AAGCTTTTTGGCTATGAAATGGCCGAGTTCAAGGTGACCATCAAGTACATGTGGGATGCACAGTCGGGAAGgttccagcagatgggagaggaTTTGCCGGAGAGTGCGTCCGAGTCAGAGCCCGAATCCGAGGAGGATGAAGATGACTGA